In Dasania marina DSM 21967, one genomic interval encodes:
- a CDS encoding ABC transporter permease has product MRLLLRNWRGGEVKILSGALILAVAVVTAITVFANRMELSLERQSNSFLAADRVVSGRFDIPSAWLAMPEQYGLQQAKVVSFSSMVFAGDEMHLAAVKAVSEKYPLRGRLEVSATAFASNEDVVVTDKVPAQGEVWVDSRLLALLGIQLGDFLAVGESDFRVTSVVVREPDQTSGFSVMGPRVLMNVADLAATEVVLPGSRISYRWLLAGEAQDIADFEKELLPLLGEHYRLRNVRDSQQNINSTLDRGGNFLLLAGMIAMLLASVAIAISAQQFSERHVDQVALLKSLGASAWKIRKLYFMQMAALAIIASVIGLFIGNVLQEIIASSIISLFKVELLEANLWSYATGVSTGFICLLFFALPPLWHLPTVSPLKVLRREMPVNTVQLWARGLAGLCAIVLLVFAYSRSITLTLAVVAGLAVLISTSAVMSVVFLKTGRKLGMKAGSIWRLALASLERHKGQSVTQIIVFACAFMLLMVIVTLRTSLIDEWRLQLPADAPNHFIVNVSMQDREQIEHFFKQQSFKLEPFYPMVLGRIAEVNNEPISEQLRSEVNALQRELNLSWAESLSADNKLIKGQWWDAWQSPTQSGLAGVSVEQSVAEDMQLTLGDKISFSIGGLKLQAEVASIRTLDWESMRPNFYFLFSPGALNQFTPNFMTSLYIPSDKKTILNQLLRDYPTIVVIEADRIIERIRSIVEQVSRVIELILWLVLVGGFFVLAAAVNASIYTRLQETGLLRALGSGKRLIMGSLWVEFSVLGLFAGLLAVIGGEALLIALQTLVFKQSVTFHFYLWFFVPLLSAVTVGGFGVYACRKVISVPPAVVLREL; this is encoded by the coding sequence ATGCGTTTATTACTGCGCAATTGGCGTGGCGGCGAGGTAAAGATTCTTTCTGGAGCGCTGATTTTGGCTGTGGCAGTGGTAACGGCCATAACTGTTTTTGCTAACCGTATGGAGTTATCGCTAGAGCGCCAGAGCAATAGCTTTCTGGCTGCAGACCGAGTGGTTAGTGGCCGCTTTGATATTCCTTCAGCTTGGCTCGCTATGCCTGAGCAATATGGTTTACAGCAGGCAAAGGTGGTTTCATTTAGTTCCATGGTTTTTGCGGGCGATGAAATGCATCTGGCTGCGGTTAAAGCCGTGAGTGAAAAATACCCCCTAAGAGGCCGTTTGGAGGTTAGCGCAACAGCATTCGCCAGTAACGAGGACGTGGTGGTTACTGATAAGGTGCCTGCTCAGGGTGAAGTTTGGGTGGACTCAAGGTTATTAGCCTTATTGGGTATTCAGCTAGGCGATTTCTTGGCGGTAGGTGAATCTGATTTTCGAGTAACAAGCGTTGTTGTTCGAGAACCCGATCAAACCAGTGGTTTTTCGGTGATGGGGCCGCGGGTGTTGATGAATGTTGCTGACCTAGCTGCTACCGAGGTTGTTCTTCCCGGCAGCCGTATTAGCTATCGGTGGTTGTTGGCTGGCGAGGCTCAAGATATCGCAGACTTTGAAAAAGAACTGTTGCCCTTGTTGGGTGAGCATTATCGATTGCGCAATGTTCGTGATTCACAGCAGAATATAAATTCTACTCTAGATAGAGGCGGTAATTTTTTATTACTAGCAGGCATGATTGCGATGTTGTTAGCCAGTGTTGCCATTGCTATTTCTGCCCAGCAGTTTTCTGAACGCCATGTTGATCAAGTTGCCTTGTTAAAAAGCTTAGGTGCTAGCGCCTGGAAGATTAGAAAACTTTATTTTATGCAAATGGCTGCGTTGGCTATTATTGCTTCGGTGATTGGTTTATTTATTGGCAATGTACTGCAAGAAATTATCGCCTCTTCGATTATCAGCTTATTTAAGGTGGAGTTGTTAGAGGCCAATCTATGGAGTTATGCTACCGGCGTTTCTACCGGTTTTATTTGTTTATTGTTTTTTGCGTTGCCGCCCCTTTGGCATTTACCGACAGTTTCGCCATTGAAGGTGCTGAGGCGCGAGATGCCTGTGAACACAGTTCAGTTATGGGCTCGTGGTTTAGCCGGCTTGTGCGCCATCGTATTACTCGTATTTGCTTATAGTCGCAGTATCACGTTGACCTTGGCCGTTGTTGCAGGTTTGGCGGTTTTAATCAGTACTTCTGCAGTGATGTCGGTAGTTTTTCTTAAAACGGGCCGCAAGTTAGGCATGAAGGCCGGGAGTATTTGGCGCTTGGCCTTGGCTAGTTTAGAAAGGCATAAAGGTCAAAGTGTAACCCAGATTATTGTCTTTGCCTGTGCGTTTATGTTGCTGATGGTGATAGTAACTTTACGTACCAGTTTGATTGATGAGTGGCGGTTGCAGCTCCCTGCTGATGCGCCTAATCATTTTATTGTCAATGTCTCTATGCAGGATCGTGAACAGATAGAACATTTTTTTAAACAGCAGTCATTTAAGCTAGAACCGTTTTACCCTATGGTTTTGGGGCGCATAGCCGAAGTGAATAATGAGCCTATTAGTGAGCAGCTACGTAGTGAAGTCAATGCCTTACAGCGGGAGTTAAATTTAAGCTGGGCTGAGAGTCTTTCTGCAGATAATAAATTAATAAAGGGGCAGTGGTGGGATGCCTGGCAAAGCCCCACGCAATCGGGTTTAGCGGGTGTTTCGGTTGAGCAGAGTGTAGCCGAAGATATGCAGCTGACACTAGGTGATAAAATAAGCTTTAGCATAGGGGGTTTAAAGTTGCAGGCAGAGGTTGCCAGCATTAGAACTTTAGATTGGGAGAGCATGCGGCCTAACTTCTATTTTTTATTTTCGCCGGGTGCGCTTAATCAATTTACCCCTAATTTTATGACTAGCTTGTATATACCTAGCGATAAAAAAACCATACTCAACCAATTACTTAGAGATTACCCGACTATTGTGGTGATCGAAGCTGATCGGATTATTGAGCGCATAAGAAGTATTGTTGAACAAGTTAGCCGGGTAATAGAGTTAATTTTATGGCTGGTGTTAGTGGGTGGTTTTTTTGTGTTGGCTGCGGCTGTTAACGCCAGCATTTACACGCGCTTACAAGAGACTGGTTTGTTACGAGCTTTAGGCAGTGGCAAACGTTTAATTATGGGAAGCCTTTGGGTAGAGTTTTCTGTCTTGGGATTGTTTGCAGGTTTACTAGCAGTGATTGGCGGTGAGGCCTTGTTAATCGCTTTGCAAACACTAGTTTTTAAGCAGTCGGTAACGTTTCATTTTTATCTTTGGTTTTTTGTGCCTTTGCTTAGTGCTGTTACCGTTGGCGGCTTTGGTGTTTATGCTTGTCGAAAAGTGATATCAGTGCCTCCGGCAGTAGTGTTACGGGAGCTTTAA
- a CDS encoding ABC transporter ATP-binding protein, which produces MILAARQLTKSVPTLDGELTILSQVSLALNKGDSLAIVGASGSGKSTLLGILAGLDVPTSGEVILAGNNLSTMNEEGRARVRATSVGFVFQSFQLLPGLNALENVMMPLELHGVADAKEKAEMYLQRVGLSHRLHHNPKQLSGGEQQRVAIARAFASEPKVLFADEPTGNLDSVTGAKVIDLLFGLNELNDTTLVLVTHEQRLAQRCQYTLQLDAGRVVSSSLSVDTATENV; this is translated from the coding sequence ATGATATTAGCAGCACGTCAGTTAACTAAATCCGTCCCGACACTCGATGGCGAATTAACTATTTTATCTCAAGTGTCATTGGCGTTAAATAAAGGTGATAGTTTAGCGATTGTGGGAGCCTCGGGTTCAGGTAAATCAACATTGCTGGGTATTCTGGCGGGGCTTGATGTGCCAACCTCGGGTGAGGTTATTTTGGCGGGGAATAACTTGTCTACTATGAATGAAGAGGGGCGTGCCAGAGTACGGGCAACATCAGTGGGCTTTGTTTTTCAGTCATTCCAGTTATTGCCGGGCTTAAATGCCTTGGAAAACGTGATGATGCCATTAGAGCTGCACGGGGTAGCGGATGCAAAAGAGAAGGCCGAAATGTATTTGCAGCGTGTCGGTTTGTCGCATCGCTTGCATCATAACCCTAAGCAATTATCGGGCGGAGAGCAGCAGCGTGTAGCTATTGCACGAGCGTTTGCCAGCGAGCCTAAAGTGTTATTTGCCGATGAACCAACGGGTAATTTGGATAGCGTAACGGGTGCCAAGGTGATTGATTTATTATTTGGTTTAAACGAGCTGAATGATACCACCTTGGTACTAGTAACTCATGAACAGCGCTTGGCACAGCGCTGCCAGTATACGCTGCAACTAGATGCAGGGCGTGTCGTTAGTTCTAGCTTATCCGTTGATACTGCTACGGAGAACGTGTAG
- a CDS encoding arylesterase: MLGDSLSAGYGFDASKGWVQLLQQRITKEHLAYRVVNGSVSGNTTGDGLTRLPALIKRHQPAIIIIALGANDGLRGYSIKSMQKNLVAIIKKSRESGAKTLITHMEIPPNYGRRYTEKFKNSFATIAAQENVNTLPFFLYQLVSNPQLMLADGIHPNAKAQDLILETLWPSIRELL; this comes from the coding sequence GTGTTAGGTGATAGCCTGAGCGCCGGCTATGGCTTCGATGCCAGTAAAGGCTGGGTACAATTACTACAGCAACGCATCACTAAAGAACATTTAGCCTATCGCGTTGTTAATGGCAGCGTTAGTGGCAACACCACGGGGGATGGCTTAACTCGGCTACCGGCCCTAATAAAGCGCCATCAACCGGCTATTATCATTATAGCCTTGGGGGCTAATGATGGCTTGCGAGGCTACTCAATAAAAAGCATGCAAAAGAATCTCGTTGCCATTATTAAAAAATCTAGAGAATCTGGCGCCAAAACACTCATCACTCATATGGAAATACCGCCAAACTATGGTCGGCGCTATACCGAAAAATTTAAAAATAGCTTTGCCACAATCGCCGCACAAGAAAACGTGAACACCTTGCCATTTTTTCTTTACCAGCTGGTAAGCAATCCACAATTAATGCTAGCCGACGGCATACATCCTAACGCCAAGGCACAAGACCTTATTCTTGAAACACTGTGGCCGTCAATAAGAGAGCTTTTGTAA
- a CDS encoding TIGR02450 family Trp-rich protein translates to MNTINPKKLLNSKWTAVKPTNKEKHFIVTEVEYDENGTVIVCAIEAVMSKRPFPINWHDLKNDDVWLHGWKQ, encoded by the coding sequence ATGAACACCATCAACCCAAAAAAATTACTTAACAGTAAGTGGACAGCCGTTAAACCTACGAACAAAGAAAAACACTTCATCGTGACTGAAGTTGAATACGATGAAAATGGTACTGTTATTGTTTGTGCTATCGAAGCTGTCATGTCAAAACGACCTTTTCCTATAAATTGGCATGATTTAAAAAATGACGATGTTTGGCTGCATGGCTGGAAACAATAG
- a CDS encoding arginase family protein, which yields MSANKPMPQERLLALQALSNKSLYENADPAFVPFFERTIAEGVETVSNNFNTLGMFRAPHSRDLSGVDIALVGTPCDLGVPNPRPGTRKGPEAVRYWSLDRNMVHYATKICPFEICNVIDYGDIEPKEDAYNLASWLNAFEKVYLDFKANNVVPLTIGGEHTCTYPILKGLSNNGAEPLALIHLDAHADTATNFGGTRVSDATLFQVAAVDGFIDPEKTIQIGLRGRGVPRADFSHKSGMTVIYADDVQEKGVPWVMEQVKKVIGDSPVYLSIDTDVFDCSCMPGTTLPEPFGLSGIEVRDIIRGTRGMDVVGADLMELSPPYDPTGMSACLAAGIAFEQFCVLAEARARRTGKENKTHWNK from the coding sequence ATGTCTGCCAATAAGCCTATGCCGCAAGAGCGTTTACTAGCGCTGCAAGCGTTATCCAATAAAAGCCTGTATGAAAATGCCGATCCCGCCTTTGTGCCTTTTTTTGAGCGCACCATAGCGGAAGGGGTAGAGACGGTTAGTAATAACTTTAATACTCTAGGTATGTTTAGGGCGCCGCACTCTCGCGATTTAAGCGGTGTGGATATTGCCTTAGTAGGCACGCCCTGTGATTTAGGTGTGCCCAACCCGCGCCCCGGTACCCGCAAAGGGCCAGAGGCGGTACGCTATTGGTCGCTGGATAGAAACATGGTGCATTACGCCACCAAAATATGCCCCTTTGAAATTTGTAATGTCATTGACTACGGCGACATAGAGCCCAAAGAAGATGCCTATAACTTAGCGTCGTGGCTTAATGCTTTTGAAAAAGTGTACCTAGATTTTAAGGCCAATAATGTCGTGCCTTTAACCATAGGCGGCGAGCACACTTGCACCTATCCCATCTTAAAAGGCTTATCGAATAATGGTGCTGAGCCTTTAGCGCTAATCCATTTAGATGCCCACGCCGATACCGCCACCAACTTTGGCGGCACCCGCGTATCCGATGCCACCTTGTTTCAGGTAGCGGCGGTAGATGGTTTTATTGACCCCGAAAAAACTATACAAATAGGCCTACGCGGCCGCGGTGTACCCCGTGCTGACTTCTCACACAAATCAGGTATGACAGTTATCTATGCCGACGATGTACAAGAAAAAGGCGTTCCTTGGGTGATGGAACAGGTCAAAAAAGTCATAGGCGATAGCCCTGTGTACCTGTCTATAGATACCGATGTGTTTGACTGCAGCTGCATGCCCGGCACCACCTTGCCCGAGCCTTTTGGTTTAAGCGGTATAGAAGTACGCGACATCATACGCGGCACCAGAGGCATGGACGTAGTGGGTGCAGATCTAATGGAGCTAAGCCCGCCTTACGACCCCACCGGTATGTCGGCCTGTTTGGCTGCGGGTATCGCCTTTGAGCAGTTTTGTGTATTGGCTGAAGCGCGGGCTAGACGTACGGGTAAGGAAAATAAAACCCATTGGAATAAGTAA
- a CDS encoding tetratricopeptide repeat-containing sulfotransferase family protein, translating to MSDQQNSTITISHRHKRQYQQAEQAMLAGRISEAQQLAEALLTQCPQFDNAWFLLSLIYQRLDRTSDALQIIARALLLAPNCVHYRAQRCALLLKLGNFSQALLEAEKTLTLGVKDAWSQDILGVVLSTLDEHALALPLFAKACEQQPNNPQFLYNLASTERVCGELSAAAQHLRAAIAIKPNFSKALWSLSGLLSVQPEDNMQAELELQLAQQSGRNKNAKLAAMDSCYLHYALAKQHEDLAQWPQAYQHFQLGAAMRRKVLPYDRAATEQLFSAIKHSSSNLETAAGYDNAEPIFIIGMPRTGTTLVERIIGAHSEVFAAGELRQFPMAITALLNPQAASVNPDSVLSPAAINAAQALDASELGKHYIASTRPRTGNTARFTDKLPLNFLYLGLIAKALPKAKFIHVQRNPMDTCWSNFKQLFGAMYSYSYNLEDTAHFYLLYHDLMQHWQTLMPQRIYNLHYEQLVQHQEQESKKLLAFCELPWQPACLDFHRSDSGVATASSVQVRQKMYQSSLQRWRRYPQLQGLQEILREAGVVLD from the coding sequence ATGAGTGATCAACAAAATAGCACTATAACGATTAGCCATCGCCATAAACGCCAATACCAGCAGGCCGAACAGGCCATGCTAGCTGGCCGCATTAGCGAAGCGCAGCAACTGGCGGAGGCTTTACTAACGCAATGCCCGCAGTTTGATAATGCCTGGTTTTTATTATCGCTCATTTACCAACGCCTAGATCGCACTAGCGATGCCCTGCAAATAATCGCCCGAGCTTTATTACTAGCACCCAACTGTGTGCATTACCGCGCTCAACGTTGCGCCCTATTATTAAAGCTAGGTAATTTTAGCCAGGCCTTGTTAGAGGCTGAGAAAACTCTCACGCTGGGAGTTAAGGATGCCTGGTCGCAGGATATCTTGGGGGTGGTGCTGTCCACCTTGGATGAACACGCACTAGCGTTGCCCTTATTTGCTAAAGCCTGTGAGCAGCAGCCCAATAACCCCCAGTTTTTATATAACCTCGCCAGCACTGAAAGAGTGTGCGGTGAGTTAAGTGCAGCGGCGCAACACTTGCGCGCTGCCATCGCAATTAAACCTAACTTTAGTAAAGCGCTGTGGAGTTTGAGCGGCTTGCTTAGCGTTCAACCTGAAGACAATATGCAAGCCGAATTAGAGCTGCAGTTAGCGCAGCAGTCAGGTCGAAATAAAAACGCAAAACTAGCCGCCATGGATAGCTGCTACTTACACTATGCCCTAGCCAAACAGCATGAAGACTTGGCGCAGTGGCCACAGGCCTACCAGCACTTTCAATTAGGCGCGGCCATGCGCCGCAAAGTCTTGCCCTATGATAGAGCGGCCACAGAGCAATTATTTTCCGCTATCAAACACAGCAGCTCAAACCTTGAAACGGCTGCGGGCTATGACAATGCCGAGCCTATTTTTATCATAGGCATGCCACGCACCGGCACCACCTTGGTGGAGCGCATCATAGGCGCCCATAGTGAGGTGTTCGCGGCCGGTGAGTTGCGCCAATTCCCTATGGCCATCACTGCCTTGCTAAACCCACAGGCGGCGTCGGTGAATCCCGACAGTGTATTAAGCCCAGCGGCAATTAACGCGGCGCAGGCTTTAGATGCCAGTGAGTTGGGTAAGCACTATATAGCAAGCACCAGGCCGCGCACCGGCAACACTGCACGCTTTACCGATAAGCTGCCCTTAAACTTTTTATACCTAGGCTTAATCGCCAAAGCTTTGCCCAAAGCAAAATTTATTCATGTACAACGCAACCCCATGGATACCTGCTGGAGTAATTTTAAACAGCTGTTTGGCGCTATGTATTCTTACTCCTATAACCTAGAAGATACCGCGCATTTTTATCTGCTATACCACGACCTCATGCAGCACTGGCAAACCCTAATGCCCCAGCGTATTTACAACCTACACTACGAACAGCTAGTGCAGCATCAAGAGCAGGAAAGCAAAAAGCTATTGGCCTTTTGTGAATTGCCTTGGCAGCCAGCTTGCTTGGATTTTCACCGTAGTGATAGTGGGGTGGCCACGGCTAGCTCGGTGCAGGTGAGGCAAAAAATGTATCAAAGTTCGTTGCAGCGTTGGCGGCGGTATCCGCAGTTGCAAGGCTTGCAGGAGATTTTGCGAGAGGCGGGGGTGGTGTTGGATTAG